One part of the Dyadobacter sp. 676 genome encodes these proteins:
- a CDS encoding DUF1501 domain-containing protein, producing MQHHHDEEFRLHTPEFNELHRKLDRRRFLTRTSLGIGALAVGSLFGLDKLYGSASRQAPSGDLEADILKALPHIAPKAKRVVYLFMAGGPSQFETFDYKPKLIRMAGQNLPDSVRKGQRLTGMSASQSILPMAPSIYGFQQHGKTKTWVSELLPYTAKVVDDLCIVKSIYSEAINHDPAITFFQTGNQLPGRPSIGSWVSYGLGSDNNNLPTFIVLVSKNAPKDQPLYARLWGNGFLESRHQGVQFRSGKDPVLFLNNPEGYDGRDRKEMLDYLSKLNQLQNDAYGDPEINNRIAQYEMAFRMQTSVPEVMDTSAEPDDVFELYGPDSRDAGTYAANCLLARKLLEKDVKFVQLYHQGWDQHGGLPKAIAQQCKATDQATAALIMDLKRRGLLDDTLVIWGGEFGRTVYSQGKLTATDYGRDHHPRCFTMWMAGAGVKSGFSYGETDDFSYNIVKDPVHVHDFHATLLYLMGVDHERLTYKFQGRRFRLTDVHGKLVKDILA from the coding sequence ATGCAGCACCATCACGACGAAGAATTCCGCCTGCATACGCCTGAGTTCAACGAACTGCACCGGAAACTGGACCGCCGCCGTTTTCTCACCAGGACATCGCTGGGGATAGGCGCATTGGCCGTAGGCTCGCTTTTTGGATTAGACAAACTATACGGCTCGGCGTCGCGGCAAGCCCCGTCGGGCGACCTGGAAGCGGATATTCTGAAAGCGCTGCCGCATATCGCACCCAAAGCGAAGCGGGTCGTGTATTTGTTCATGGCAGGAGGGCCTTCCCAATTCGAGACGTTCGATTATAAACCCAAACTGATACGGATGGCAGGCCAGAACCTGCCCGATTCGGTGCGGAAAGGCCAGCGGCTTACCGGCATGAGCGCCAGCCAGAGCATTTTGCCTATGGCGCCTTCCATTTACGGTTTCCAACAACATGGCAAGACAAAGACCTGGGTGAGCGAACTGCTGCCCTATACGGCCAAAGTGGTGGACGACCTTTGTATCGTCAAATCCATTTATTCCGAAGCGATTAACCACGACCCGGCCATCACTTTTTTCCAGACCGGCAACCAGCTTCCGGGCCGGCCATCGATCGGCTCCTGGGTGAGCTATGGACTGGGTAGCGACAATAACAATCTGCCCACATTCATTGTGCTGGTTTCGAAGAATGCGCCCAAGGACCAGCCGCTTTACGCGCGCCTGTGGGGAAACGGCTTCCTTGAATCGCGGCACCAGGGCGTGCAGTTCCGTTCAGGAAAGGATCCTGTGCTTTTTCTGAACAATCCGGAAGGCTACGACGGCCGCGACCGGAAGGAAATGCTCGATTATCTCTCCAAACTGAACCAGTTACAAAACGACGCATACGGCGACCCGGAGATCAACAACCGCATTGCGCAGTACGAAATGGCGTTCCGGATGCAGACTTCCGTTCCCGAGGTTATGGATACTTCCGCAGAACCCGACGATGTTTTCGAGCTCTACGGCCCCGACAGCCGGGATGCCGGTACCTATGCGGCCAATTGCCTGCTAGCACGCAAACTGCTCGAAAAGGACGTCAAATTCGTGCAACTTTATCACCAGGGCTGGGACCAGCACGGCGGGTTGCCCAAAGCCATTGCCCAGCAATGCAAGGCTACCGACCAGGCCACAGCCGCGCTGATCATGGACCTGAAACGCCGCGGCCTGCTCGACGACACGCTGGTGATCTGGGGCGGCGAATTCGGCCGTACGGTGTATTCGCAGGGCAAACTCACAGCCACGGATTACGGCCGCGACCATCATCCACGCTGTTTCACGATGTGGATGGCCGGTGCGGGCGTCAAATCCGGTTTCAGCTATGGAGAAACGGACGATTTCAGCTACAACATTGTCAAAGACCCTGTCCACGTGCACGACTTCCACGCCACGCTCCTTTATTTAATGGGCGTCGACCACGAGCGGCTTACCTACAAGTTTCAGGGCAGGCGTTTCCGGCTGACTGACGTCCACGGCAAACTTGTGAAGGATATTCTGGCCTGA
- a CDS encoding alpha/beta hydrolase-fold protein: MRLHPCIIRVFVAIILLASTTVQGQQPVPYQDLTHDSEVFGHKKHYRLYLPAGYGQSTKRYPVIYFFHGWGGRHFKDDNAKLEYVLLQKLVDKYQAIMVMWDGNIEESEPRPYNVGNHEDVKFQVQMKDYFPELVGHVDRTYRTLPDRDHRGIIGFSMGGFMSLYLSGKYPDMVCAGVSMMGSPEFFVGTPGNHTLYSVRYTFGNLQDVKMRIHTSPTDILYFLNQEVKAGAAWEGKEIEMEEFPGGHMVDDPGQTRRFGKAMAFLAKEFGRKHPAPKQWSHYDLYGDFRLWGYEVKSGKAQPGFIYLKDVTPHGFGIYTRKWLPHGPMVPIGPIQVKTAPVYKPGADYKRVNYSFKTQETSISDVKADALGSIILEFDAEGNETGIFGTDDKARWAFLDFDAKGKTWLKNGVNAFKIRLLNRGGDHGEAPKVTVSSPDKDIVITGGAKTMQAKTGERVLQMPEFEVICNKKPPLHAEPGDARLKIVVQNGSTTDSTVIHVPVDYDVPYFTNIKVDDGKPVRQAALGRGNADGRANAGEDILLYEGDKRLKVNISNTGIDTSREQFTDEMIPARWPDGFTQQSIIRIAPGATEIECLASYETKTFNPIERKVTWGRVRLRVEK, encoded by the coding sequence ATGAGACTCCATCCGTGTATCATTCGTGTATTCGTGGCAATTATCCTGCTAGCCTCCACAACTGTGCAAGGCCAGCAACCCGTTCCATATCAGGACCTGACCCACGACAGCGAAGTTTTCGGCCACAAAAAACACTACCGGCTGTACCTGCCCGCTGGTTATGGGCAATCAACGAAACGGTACCCGGTGATCTATTTTTTTCACGGCTGGGGCGGACGGCATTTCAAGGACGACAATGCGAAGCTGGAATATGTCCTGCTGCAAAAGCTGGTGGATAAGTACCAGGCCATTATGGTAATGTGGGACGGCAATATCGAGGAAAGCGAGCCCCGGCCTTACAATGTTGGTAATCATGAGGATGTGAAGTTTCAGGTGCAGATGAAGGATTATTTTCCGGAACTCGTGGGCCACGTCGACCGCACTTACCGCACGTTGCCCGACCGGGACCACCGCGGTATCATCGGATTCAGCATGGGCGGGTTCATGTCGCTGTATTTGTCGGGGAAATATCCAGATATGGTTTGTGCGGGCGTGAGCATGATGGGCAGCCCCGAGTTTTTTGTAGGAACGCCCGGTAACCATACGCTCTATTCCGTGCGCTATACATTCGGAAATTTGCAGGACGTAAAAATGCGCATTCATACCAGCCCGACAGACATCCTGTATTTCCTCAACCAGGAAGTAAAAGCGGGAGCGGCCTGGGAGGGGAAGGAAATTGAAATGGAGGAATTCCCGGGCGGGCATATGGTCGACGATCCGGGACAGACCCGGCGGTTCGGGAAAGCGATGGCATTTCTGGCAAAAGAGTTCGGCCGGAAGCATCCGGCCCCGAAACAATGGTCGCATTACGATCTGTACGGCGATTTCCGCCTTTGGGGTTATGAGGTAAAAAGCGGCAAGGCGCAGCCGGGATTTATTTATTTGAAAGATGTTACGCCGCACGGTTTCGGCATTTATACCCGAAAATGGCTCCCGCACGGACCAATGGTGCCTATCGGGCCTATTCAGGTCAAAACTGCGCCGGTCTACAAACCCGGAGCGGATTACAAGCGGGTTAACTACTCATTTAAAACACAGGAAACCTCTATTTCCGACGTAAAGGCCGACGCATTGGGGAGTATTATCCTCGAATTCGACGCAGAAGGTAACGAGACGGGAATTTTCGGGACGGACGATAAAGCCCGCTGGGCCTTTCTCGATTTTGATGCGAAGGGAAAGACCTGGTTAAAGAATGGTGTCAATGCATTTAAAATCAGGCTGCTTAACCGCGGGGGCGATCATGGCGAAGCGCCCAAAGTGACGGTGAGCTCGCCCGACAAGGATATTGTAATTACAGGCGGCGCCAAAACAATGCAGGCCAAAACGGGTGAGAGGGTATTGCAAATGCCTGAATTTGAGGTGATATGTAACAAAAAGCCGCCATTGCACGCCGAGCCCGGGGATGCCAGGCTGAAAATTGTGGTTCAAAACGGCAGCACGACGGATAGCACAGTAATTCATGTCCCTGTCGATTACGATGTGCCCTATTTCACCAATATCAAAGTCGATGACGGCAAACCGGTGCGGCAGGCCGCGCTGGGAAGGGGCAATGCGGACGGCCGGGCGAACGCCGGAGAGGATATTCTTTTGTATGAGGGCGACAAACGATTGAAGGTCAATATCAGCAACACGGGTATCGATACCTCGCGCGAGCAGTTCACCGACGAGATGATTCCCGCCCGCTGGCCCGACGGATTTACACAACAATCGATTATTCGTATTGCCCCCGGCGCTACTGAAATCGAATGCCTCGCGAGCTACGAAACCAAGACTTTCAATCCCATCGAACGTAAGGTCACATGGGGGCGGGTCAGGTTGAGGGTTGAAAAATAG
- a CDS encoding heparinase II/III family protein has translation MSWSGKQLSALAALLLLAGIAADAQPFDRNLMAKFGREEIAASLISKDQWRPFPKTTAEWERMVPPGTRQALIADAGRYLNKSFAALPAASILEYHRSGNRTAYEDVSFAKREQLFALILAESLERKGRFLPDIVNGIWSTCEESYWGIPAHLYLQRAGAGMPDVQDPSVDIFAVEASTLLGLADYFLAPQLDSISPLLRKRIYYEVDRRILTPMEKYSAGYWYMQKGTKAAPVNNWNPWVVSCWMTTLLLVEPDQQRRVRELHHAMLTLDNYLNWLGEDGAIDEGPSYWSGAIGRLFDALNVLESASGGKLQIYDEPLVQRAQSYIYKVHIAGNYFINTADASPTIDQDGLLLYRIGRSVGDDTMRKFGSWAYHHLNNGEKSPAPKDFSKTRRLWNLLAIRECAAGQGEPPALADVWLPGIQLMASRTPGGLFVASHGGHNAESHNHNDVGDFVLYAGGEPVVIDVGFGTYTAKTFSKERYTLWYNSSAYHNLPVINGFAQKAGAQYEARQVVYRKPAQGASLEMDIAAAYPAEAGVISWKRSVTLDKPRNELVIHDRYSLEDAVKPLTQIFMTVSNVQTDQPGRVTFEIPNQKPVTMHYDPAFWQVNKERMPMNAPDEKRLADNWGHRTVWRILLTARIRGKSGDLRYIFKQ, from the coding sequence ATGAGTTGGTCGGGAAAACAACTATCCGCGCTTGCCGCTCTGCTGTTGCTCGCAGGAATAGCGGCGGATGCGCAACCATTCGATCGGAATTTGATGGCGAAGTTCGGCCGGGAGGAAATTGCCGCATCGCTGATTTCCAAAGACCAGTGGAGGCCGTTTCCGAAAACAACTGCGGAATGGGAGCGGATGGTGCCGCCGGGGACAAGACAGGCGCTGATTGCCGATGCCGGGCGGTATCTGAACAAGTCCTTCGCCGCCTTGCCCGCTGCATCGATCCTGGAATACCACCGAAGTGGCAATCGCACCGCTTATGAGGACGTGTCGTTTGCGAAACGCGAGCAGCTTTTCGCATTGATACTCGCCGAATCGCTGGAACGGAAAGGGCGGTTCCTGCCCGACATCGTGAACGGAATCTGGTCGACCTGCGAGGAAAGTTACTGGGGCATTCCCGCGCATTTGTACCTGCAACGCGCAGGCGCGGGTATGCCCGATGTGCAGGACCCTTCGGTGGATATTTTTGCCGTGGAGGCATCGACCTTGCTCGGGCTGGCCGACTATTTCCTGGCCCCGCAACTGGACAGTATTTCGCCATTGCTTCGGAAACGCATTTATTATGAGGTAGACCGTCGCATTCTCACGCCTATGGAAAAATACAGCGCGGGTTACTGGTATATGCAAAAAGGTACCAAAGCCGCCCCTGTAAACAATTGGAACCCCTGGGTCGTAAGCTGCTGGATGACCACGCTGTTGCTTGTGGAACCCGACCAGCAGCGAAGGGTGCGCGAATTGCACCATGCAATGCTCACCCTGGATAACTACCTGAACTGGCTGGGAGAGGATGGTGCGATCGACGAAGGTCCCAGCTACTGGTCGGGGGCGATAGGGCGGCTTTTCGATGCGCTGAATGTGCTTGAAAGCGCCTCAGGCGGGAAACTGCAGATTTACGACGAGCCGCTGGTGCAAAGAGCGCAATCGTACATTTATAAGGTGCATATCGCCGGCAATTACTTTATCAATACCGCCGATGCGTCACCGACGATCGATCAGGACGGACTTTTACTCTACCGGATTGGCCGTTCGGTGGGCGACGATACAATGCGCAAGTTTGGAAGCTGGGCTTACCATCATTTGAATAATGGCGAAAAGAGCCCGGCCCCCAAAGATTTTTCCAAAACCCGTCGTCTGTGGAACCTGCTTGCGATCCGGGAATGCGCGGCGGGGCAGGGCGAACCGCCCGCATTGGCGGATGTCTGGCTGCCGGGCATTCAATTAATGGCCTCCCGAACACCGGGAGGATTGTTCGTGGCCTCGCATGGAGGGCACAATGCGGAGAGCCACAACCACAACGATGTGGGCGATTTCGTGCTTTACGCGGGCGGCGAACCGGTGGTAATCGACGTGGGATTCGGTACTTACACGGCCAAAACATTCTCCAAAGAGCGGTACACGCTTTGGTACAATAGCTCGGCTTATCATAACCTGCCGGTCATCAACGGGTTTGCGCAGAAAGCGGGTGCGCAATACGAGGCACGGCAGGTTGTTTACCGGAAACCCGCACAGGGCGCCAGCCTGGAAATGGATATCGCAGCCGCATATCCGGCTGAGGCAGGTGTCATTAGCTGGAAACGCAGTGTCACGCTCGATAAGCCGCGCAACGAACTGGTGATCCATGACCGGTACAGTCTCGAAGACGCCGTCAAGCCGCTGACGCAGATTTTTATGACGGTTAGCAACGTGCAGACCGACCAACCCGGCCGGGTGACGTTTGAAATACCCAATCAGAAACCGGTGACGATGCATTACGACCCGGCATTCTGGCAAGTGAACAAAGAGCGAATGCCCATGAACGCGCCGGACGAGAAACGCCTCGCCGACAATTGGGGCCACAGGACGGTGTGGCGCATCCTGCTCACCGCCCGGATACGCGGGAAATCCGGAGATCTCCGGTATATTTTTAAACAATAG